A single window of Rhodococcus jostii RHA1 DNA harbors:
- a CDS encoding Dyp-type peroxidase — protein MPGPVARLAPQAVLTPPSAASLFLVLVAGDSDDDRATVCDVISGIDGPLKAVGFRELAGSLSCVVGVGAQFWDRVSASSKPAHLHPFVPLSGPVHSAPSTPGDLLFHIKAARKDLCFELGRQIVSALGSAATVVDEVHGFRYFDSRDLLGFVDGTENPTDDDAADSALIGDEDPDFRGGSYVIVQKYLHDMSAWNTLSTEEQERVIGRTKLENVELDDDAQPSNSHVTLNTIVDDDGVEHDILRDNMAFGSLGEAEYGTYFIGYAKDPAVTELMLRRMFLGEPPGNYDRVLDFSTAATGTLFFVPSRDVLESLGDEPAGAESAPEDPVEPAAAGPYDLSLKIGGLKGVSQ, from the coding sequence ATGCCAGGCCCAGTCGCGAGATTGGCACCACAAGCAGTCCTCACTCCGCCCAGCGCCGCCTCCCTCTTCCTGGTGCTCGTCGCCGGGGACTCCGACGACGACCGCGCGACGGTGTGCGACGTGATCTCCGGGATCGACGGACCGCTCAAGGCGGTGGGATTCCGCGAACTCGCCGGTTCCCTGTCCTGCGTGGTCGGTGTCGGTGCGCAGTTCTGGGACCGCGTGAGCGCGTCGTCGAAGCCGGCGCACCTGCATCCGTTCGTCCCGCTGTCCGGGCCGGTCCACAGCGCGCCCTCCACGCCGGGTGACCTCCTGTTCCACATCAAGGCCGCCCGCAAGGATCTGTGCTTCGAACTGGGCCGCCAGATCGTCTCCGCGCTGGGCTCCGCCGCCACCGTGGTCGACGAGGTGCACGGCTTCCGCTATTTCGACTCCCGCGACCTCCTCGGATTCGTCGACGGCACCGAGAATCCCACCGACGACGACGCCGCGGACTCCGCCCTGATCGGCGACGAGGACCCCGACTTCCGGGGCGGCAGTTACGTGATCGTGCAGAAGTACCTGCACGACATGAGCGCGTGGAACACGCTGAGCACCGAGGAACAGGAACGGGTCATCGGGCGCACCAAGCTCGAGAACGTCGAACTCGACGACGACGCCCAGCCCAGCAATTCGCACGTCACCCTCAACACCATCGTCGACGACGACGGCGTCGAACACGACATCCTCCGCGACAACATGGCATTCGGCAGCCTCGGCGAGGCGGAATACGGCACCTACTTCATCGGGTACGCCAAGGACCCCGCCGTCACCGAGCTGATGTTGCGACGCATGTTTCTCGGCGAGCCGCCCGGCAACTACGACCGCGTCCTCGACTTCTCCACGGCGGCCACCGGCACATTGTTCTTCGTGCCGAGCCGGGACGTGCTCGAATCGCTCGGCGACGAGCCGGCCGGCGCGGAGTCGGCACCCGAAGACCCGGTCGAGCCCGCCGCGGCCGGCCCGTACGACCTGTCCCTGAAAATCGGTGGTCTCAAAGGAGTATCGCAATGA
- a CDS encoding family 1 encapsulin nanocompartment shell protein — translation MSDSSNLHRNLAPVTEVAWQQIGEEAARTFKRHVAGRRVVDVAGPFGYSYSAHNLGRVTPIKTSDSRIRAQQRQVNPLVELRFPFTLSRAEVDDVARGSLDSDWQPVKDAAKAVAFAEDQSIFQGFDEAGIRGLGPSSDNPVLSLPEDPLLIPDAVASALSALRLAGVEGPYSVVLDADAYTAVSETRDEGHPVFHHLRDLVAGDIIWAPAISGGYVLSTRGGDNQLTLGTDLSIGYDSHTATDVTLYLEETFTFASLTAEAAVVLAR, via the coding sequence ATGAGTGATTCGAGCAATCTGCACCGCAACCTGGCACCCGTCACCGAGGTTGCCTGGCAGCAGATCGGCGAAGAGGCCGCCCGCACGTTCAAGCGCCACGTCGCCGGTCGACGCGTCGTCGACGTCGCGGGACCGTTCGGATACTCCTACTCGGCCCACAACCTCGGCCGGGTCACCCCGATCAAGACGTCGGACAGCAGGATCCGGGCGCAGCAGCGGCAGGTGAACCCGCTCGTCGAACTCCGATTCCCGTTCACCCTCAGCCGGGCCGAGGTCGACGACGTCGCCCGGGGTTCCCTCGACTCCGACTGGCAACCCGTCAAGGACGCCGCGAAGGCCGTCGCGTTCGCGGAAGACCAGTCGATCTTCCAGGGATTCGACGAGGCGGGCATCCGCGGTCTCGGTCCGTCCAGCGACAACCCGGTTCTCAGTCTGCCGGAGGATCCGCTGCTCATCCCCGACGCTGTCGCGTCCGCGTTGTCGGCGCTGCGACTCGCCGGTGTCGAGGGACCGTATTCGGTGGTACTCGACGCCGACGCGTACACCGCGGTCAGCGAGACCCGCGACGAGGGACATCCCGTGTTCCACCACCTGCGCGACCTGGTCGCCGGCGACATCATCTGGGCGCCCGCCATCAGCGGCGGATACGTGCTGTCCACTCGCGGCGGCGACAACCAGCTGACCCTCGGCACGGACCTGTCGATCGGCTACGACAGCCACACCGCCACCGACGTCACGCTCTACCTCGAAGAGACGTTCACGTTCGCCTCGCTCACCGCGGAGGCGGCGGTCGTCCTCGCACGCTGA
- a CDS encoding CGNR zinc finger domain-containing protein → MHLNPYGEYAVTLAADLTNHPPGSTGELVDRCVDAGIVVDFPVTDDDLADVLAMLHRWASIADTTTDEARAEQVNLMLTKASAYPRLTNHAGDGWHLHYRDDQQSLAGVLEALFSVGTALHLVGRGMHRLGRCALEECTAIYADTSRNGRQRYCSPKCANRDAVRRHRAR, encoded by the coding sequence GTGCATCTCAACCCTTACGGCGAGTACGCGGTCACACTCGCCGCCGACCTCACGAATCACCCGCCCGGCTCGACCGGCGAACTCGTGGACCGATGCGTCGACGCCGGCATCGTCGTCGACTTCCCCGTCACCGACGACGACCTCGCCGACGTGCTCGCGATGCTCCACCGGTGGGCGTCGATCGCGGACACCACCACCGACGAAGCCCGCGCCGAACAGGTCAACCTCATGCTCACGAAGGCATCCGCCTACCCGCGACTGACCAACCACGCCGGCGACGGCTGGCACCTCCACTATCGCGACGACCAGCAGTCGCTGGCAGGGGTGCTCGAGGCGCTCTTCTCCGTCGGCACCGCATTGCACCTCGTGGGCCGCGGCATGCACCGGCTAGGCCGCTGCGCACTCGAGGAGTGCACCGCCATCTACGCCGACACATCCCGCAACGGCCGTCAGCGGTACTGCTCACCGAAGTGCGCGAACCGTGACGCCGTTCGACGCCACCGGGCGCGCTGA
- a CDS encoding VOC family protein encodes MITNVSLVTLWVTDQDDAKKFYIDTLGFAEGTDVTMGDGFRWVTILHPDHPELEVTLMKPGPPLDADMAEAIRRSLAAGTMGGFGLTTTDCHETYKDLVAKGVEFTQPPAERPYGVEAVMRDNSGNWLVLVEKREFTGEDFPH; translated from the coding sequence ATGATCACCAACGTTTCTCTCGTCACCCTGTGGGTCACCGACCAGGACGATGCGAAGAAGTTCTACATCGACACGCTCGGTTTCGCCGAGGGCACCGACGTCACGATGGGTGACGGGTTCCGGTGGGTGACGATCCTGCACCCCGATCACCCGGAACTCGAGGTCACGCTCATGAAGCCCGGGCCGCCGCTCGACGCCGACATGGCCGAGGCGATCCGTCGGTCGCTGGCCGCGGGGACGATGGGCGGATTCGGGCTGACCACCACGGACTGTCACGAGACGTACAAGGATCTGGTTGCCAAGGGCGTCGAGTTCACCCAGCCGCCTGCCGAACGCCCCTACGGCGTAGAGGCGGTGATGCGGGACAACTCCGGCAACTGGCTGGTGCTCGTGGAGAAGCGGGAGTTCACCGGAGAGGACTTCCCGCACTGA
- a CDS encoding helix-turn-helix transcriptional regulator: MVETARVPGELLPHLRRARDLADRDYARTLDLGELAATAGVSKYHFLRCFAAVYGRTPGVYLAERRVERAQDLLRATNLTVTEICHLVGYTSVGSFSAKFRQLVGTSPSVYQAKFAEHGAPRIPGCYVFMHGLSDRNAAISEKRGRSRRT, encoded by the coding sequence ATGGTAGAGACTGCGCGAGTGCCGGGGGAACTGCTCCCGCACCTGCGCCGTGCCCGCGACCTCGCCGACCGTGACTACGCCCGAACGCTCGACCTCGGAGAACTCGCGGCGACGGCAGGGGTGTCGAAATACCACTTCCTCCGGTGCTTCGCGGCGGTCTACGGCAGGACGCCGGGTGTCTATCTCGCGGAGCGCCGCGTCGAGCGCGCCCAGGACCTGCTGCGGGCGACGAACCTGACGGTCACCGAGATCTGCCACCTGGTCGGGTACACCAGCGTCGGGTCGTTCAGCGCCAAGTTCCGTCAGCTGGTCGGCACGTCACCGTCGGTGTACCAGGCGAAGTTCGCCGAGCACGGGGCGCCGCGCATTCCCGGCTGCTATGTGTTCATGCACGGGCTGAGCGATCGAAATGCCGCAATTTCCGAGAAGCGCGGTCGGTCGCGCCGGACATAG
- a CDS encoding LLM class flavin-dependent oxidoreductase — translation MSLHFHWFLPTYGDSRNLMAGGHGSSMAGDRPATLRYLNQIGAAAESNGFESVLTPTGAWCEDAWLTTAMMLETTETLKFLVALRPGLLSPTLAAQMAATFQWQSQGRLLLNVVTGGEDHEQRTYGDYLDKNQRYARCGEFLDVIRQLWAGTGPVDYAGDYIRVENAQLQRIPDPVPPIFFGGSSPAAGTVASQFADTYLTWGEPPSAVAGKIAWIRDLADVQGRTLDYGIRLHVISRDTSEEAWAEADRLLSALDPATVEQAQQSLARSGSEGQRRMRELHGGGSAYSKDAGARALEVSPNLWSGVGLVRGGAGTALVGSHEEVADRIAEYAALGLDHFVLSGYPHLEEAFNFGEGVRPILERRGLVQSRSHRPGDLSGSTAFLSSSR, via the coding sequence GTGTCTCTGCATTTCCACTGGTTCCTTCCCACCTACGGTGATTCCCGCAACCTGATGGCGGGTGGTCACGGGAGTTCCATGGCAGGAGACCGTCCCGCCACGCTGCGGTACCTCAATCAGATCGGTGCGGCGGCGGAGTCGAACGGCTTCGAATCGGTGCTGACGCCCACCGGTGCGTGGTGCGAGGACGCCTGGCTCACCACGGCCATGATGCTGGAGACCACCGAGACGTTGAAGTTCCTGGTCGCGCTGCGGCCGGGCCTGCTCAGCCCCACGCTGGCCGCACAGATGGCGGCCACGTTCCAGTGGCAGTCGCAGGGGCGGCTGTTGCTCAACGTCGTCACCGGTGGTGAGGACCACGAGCAGCGCACGTACGGCGACTACCTCGACAAGAACCAGCGCTACGCCCGCTGCGGCGAGTTCCTCGACGTCATCCGTCAGCTGTGGGCGGGAACCGGACCTGTCGACTACGCGGGCGACTACATCCGGGTGGAGAACGCCCAGTTGCAGCGCATCCCCGACCCGGTGCCGCCGATCTTCTTCGGCGGGTCGTCGCCGGCCGCGGGCACCGTCGCGTCCCAGTTCGCCGACACCTACCTGACCTGGGGTGAGCCGCCGAGCGCCGTCGCCGGGAAGATCGCCTGGATTCGCGACCTCGCCGACGTCCAGGGCCGCACGCTCGATTACGGCATCCGGCTGCACGTGATCAGCCGCGACACGTCCGAGGAGGCGTGGGCCGAGGCCGATCGCCTGCTCTCCGCCCTCGACCCGGCGACGGTCGAGCAGGCGCAGCAGAGCCTCGCCCGGTCGGGTTCCGAAGGTCAGCGCCGCATGCGCGAACTGCACGGCGGGGGAAGCGCCTACTCGAAGGACGCCGGAGCGCGCGCGCTCGAGGTGTCCCCCAACCTGTGGTCCGGTGTGGGGCTGGTCCGCGGCGGCGCCGGCACCGCGCTGGTCGGCTCCCACGAGGAGGTCGCCGACCGCATCGCCGAATACGCGGCGCTCGGACTCGACCACTTCGTCCTCTCCGGCTACCCGCACCTCGAAGAGGCCTTCAACTTCGGCGAAGGGGTCCGGCCGATCCTCGAACGCCGGGGGCTGGTGCAGTCGCGCAGTCACCGTCCCGGCGACCTGTCCGGGTCGACGGCGTTCCTGTCCTCGAGTCGGTAG
- a CDS encoding MFS transporter, with the protein MTTLSDAPYTPSTESDLERRKRLRTVVAASLLGTTVEWYDFFLYATAASLVFNQLFFPDQSSFVGTMLAFATFAVGFVVRPIGGVVFGHIGDRIGRKKTLALTMFIMGIATALMGVLPTAAQVGVIAPILLLLLRILQGFALGGEWAGAVLLAVEHSPAKKRGIFGSIPQIGLALGLALGTGVFAALQVIFDDAQFLSYGWRIAFLLSLILVLVGFVVRLKVEETPAFQEVHDLSKRSSAPLKDVFRGRVRRGTILGLLSRWGEGAAFNTWGVFAITYATKNLEFAKIPVLLVVTIAATVMAVLLPFSGLLVDRYGAKRIYLIGIGAYGLAVFPAFSLFGTENLILFGVAMVLVFGVVHALFYGAQGTLYASLYPTEIRYTGLSVVYQFSGIYASGITPMILTALIAVASGTPWLACGYLVATSVVSVVATALIRKQDLYL; encoded by the coding sequence ATGACTACGCTGTCCGACGCCCCGTACACACCTTCGACCGAATCCGACCTCGAGCGGCGCAAGCGGCTCCGCACCGTCGTCGCCGCCAGCCTCCTGGGGACGACAGTCGAGTGGTACGACTTCTTCCTCTACGCGACGGCTGCCAGCCTGGTGTTCAACCAGCTGTTCTTCCCCGATCAGAGTTCGTTCGTCGGCACCATGCTGGCGTTCGCCACGTTCGCGGTCGGTTTCGTGGTCCGGCCGATCGGCGGAGTCGTCTTCGGCCACATCGGCGACCGCATCGGACGCAAGAAGACACTCGCGCTCACCATGTTCATCATGGGCATCGCCACCGCCCTGATGGGTGTGCTGCCCACGGCCGCGCAGGTCGGGGTGATCGCGCCGATCCTGCTGCTCCTGCTGCGCATCCTGCAGGGGTTCGCACTGGGCGGTGAATGGGCGGGCGCCGTGCTGCTCGCCGTCGAACACAGTCCCGCGAAGAAGCGCGGCATCTTCGGCAGCATCCCCCAGATCGGCCTGGCGCTGGGCCTGGCCCTGGGCACCGGCGTCTTCGCCGCGTTGCAGGTGATCTTCGACGACGCACAATTCCTCTCCTACGGGTGGCGGATCGCCTTCCTGCTGAGCCTGATTCTCGTACTCGTCGGATTCGTGGTCCGGCTGAAGGTCGAGGAGACCCCGGCGTTCCAGGAAGTGCACGACCTCTCGAAGCGCTCCTCCGCTCCACTGAAGGACGTGTTCCGCGGCCGGGTGCGCCGGGGCACCATCCTCGGCCTGCTCTCTCGCTGGGGTGAGGGCGCCGCGTTCAACACCTGGGGCGTCTTCGCGATCACGTACGCGACCAAGAATTTGGAGTTCGCGAAGATTCCCGTCCTCCTGGTCGTCACGATCGCGGCGACGGTCATGGCCGTGCTCCTGCCGTTCTCCGGACTGCTGGTCGACCGCTACGGCGCCAAGAGGATCTACCTCATCGGCATCGGGGCCTACGGGCTCGCGGTCTTCCCCGCGTTTTCCTTGTTCGGCACGGAGAATCTCATCCTGTTCGGCGTCGCGATGGTGCTCGTGTTCGGCGTCGTCCATGCCCTCTTCTACGGAGCGCAGGGCACGCTGTACGCAAGCCTGTACCCCACCGAGATCCGCTACACCGGCCTGTCCGTCGTGTACCAGTTCTCCGGAATCTACGCGTCGGGCATCACGCCGATGATCCTCACCGCCCTGATCGCCGTCGCCAGCGGAACTCCCTGGCTGGCCTGCGGATACCTCGTCGCCACCTCGGTCGTCAGCGTCGTGGCCACAGCTCTGATCCGAAAGCAGGACCTCTACCTCTGA
- a CDS encoding TetR/AcrR family transcriptional regulator encodes MPTPPARSTEPATDTPRRVTKRRGQTRRRLLDAAVEVFAENGFGRSTVEQICERGGYTRGAFYSNFASLDEMFFAMWEERSSAMLAQIRLAADSSSIDLSGLTPAEKLRAGTELVLGVVPVDDQWYRINAEFTAHALRNPSLKKALAAREDTILATIVPILEKALHRLGRRVVGDPRVLGRALVALHDGTSVQCLIEDDDASARELRLELFTHVVAAYTEPETTHTHTHRKEGSS; translated from the coding sequence ATGCCGACGCCGCCGGCGCGCTCCACCGAGCCTGCCACCGACACACCCCGCCGGGTGACGAAACGGCGCGGCCAGACACGCAGGCGTCTGCTCGACGCCGCGGTCGAGGTGTTCGCCGAAAACGGCTTCGGACGGTCGACGGTCGAGCAGATCTGCGAACGCGGTGGCTACACCCGCGGCGCCTTCTACTCCAACTTCGCATCGCTGGACGAGATGTTCTTCGCCATGTGGGAAGAGCGCTCCAGCGCGATGCTCGCACAGATCCGGCTCGCCGCCGACTCGTCCAGCATCGACCTGTCCGGGCTCACGCCTGCCGAAAAGCTGCGCGCCGGCACCGAACTGGTGCTCGGAGTCGTCCCCGTCGACGACCAGTGGTACCGGATCAACGCGGAATTCACCGCCCACGCCCTGCGCAACCCGTCGCTGAAGAAGGCCCTCGCAGCACGTGAGGACACCATTCTGGCGACCATCGTGCCGATCCTCGAGAAGGCGCTGCACCGGCTCGGGCGGCGCGTAGTCGGCGATCCGCGGGTGCTCGGCCGCGCGCTCGTGGCCCTGCACGACGGCACGAGCGTCCAGTGCCTCATCGAGGACGACGACGCGTCCGCCCGGGAACTACGTCTCGAATTGTTCACCCACGTCGTGGCCGCGTACACCGAACCCGAGACCACCCATACCCACACACACCGGAAAGAGGGGTCCTCGTGA
- a CDS encoding FAD-binding dehydrogenase → MTEQADVIVVGAGLAGLVATYEMVKAGRKVLVVDQESSANLGGQAFWSLGGLFLVDSPEQRRLGIKDSYELAIQDWMGTAAFDRAREDQWPRLWAQAYVEFAAGEKRQYLHDLGLRLMPNVGWAERGRGSALGQGNSVPRFHITWGTGPGVVEVFLTRVMAASKRGLVTFKHRHQVDEIVVTDGAATGVRGTVLEPSTEARGVKSSRTPVGEFEFAAQAVVVTSGGIGGNPELVKKNWPARLGKAPENMLAGVPAHVDGRMLEITENAGGNIVNRDRMWHYTEGIQNWDPIWPNHGIRIIPGPSSMWFDGNGKRLPSPNFPGFDTMGTLDHIMNSGHHHTWFVLDQKIIEKEFALSGSEQNPDITGRDFKLLAERLKKGAPGPVEAFKQHGADFVVRDNLRDLVDGMNALTPEAPLKYEDLEREIVARDREVKNSYTKDFQIMAIRNARNLLADKITRVVSPHELLDPKNGPLIAVRLHLLTRKTLGGLETNLDSQVIRPDGTPFEGLYAAGEVAGFGGGGVHGYSALEGTFLGGCIFSGRAAGRALARHL, encoded by the coding sequence GTGACCGAACAGGCAGATGTGATCGTCGTCGGCGCCGGACTGGCCGGACTCGTCGCCACCTACGAGATGGTCAAGGCGGGCCGGAAGGTCCTCGTCGTCGACCAGGAGAGTTCCGCGAATCTCGGCGGGCAGGCCTTCTGGTCGCTCGGCGGCCTGTTCCTCGTCGACAGCCCCGAACAGCGGCGCCTCGGCATCAAGGACTCGTACGAACTGGCGATCCAGGACTGGATGGGCACCGCGGCCTTCGATCGAGCCCGCGAAGACCAGTGGCCGCGGCTGTGGGCCCAGGCGTACGTCGAGTTCGCGGCAGGCGAGAAGCGGCAATACCTGCACGACCTCGGACTGCGGTTGATGCCGAACGTCGGGTGGGCCGAACGCGGACGCGGATCCGCTCTCGGACAGGGCAATTCCGTTCCGCGCTTCCACATCACCTGGGGCACCGGACCGGGGGTCGTCGAAGTCTTCCTCACCCGCGTGATGGCCGCGTCGAAGCGGGGCCTCGTCACGTTCAAGCATCGTCACCAGGTCGACGAGATCGTCGTCACCGACGGCGCCGCCACCGGCGTGCGCGGCACCGTCCTCGAACCGTCCACCGAAGCACGCGGTGTGAAGAGTTCGCGGACCCCGGTCGGGGAATTCGAATTCGCCGCGCAGGCCGTGGTCGTCACGTCCGGCGGCATCGGCGGCAATCCCGAACTGGTCAAGAAGAATTGGCCCGCGCGCCTCGGCAAGGCTCCCGAGAACATGCTCGCCGGCGTCCCCGCGCACGTCGACGGCCGCATGCTCGAGATCACCGAGAACGCCGGCGGCAACATCGTGAACCGCGACCGGATGTGGCACTACACCGAGGGGATCCAGAACTGGGACCCGATCTGGCCGAACCACGGCATCCGCATCATCCCCGGACCGTCGTCGATGTGGTTCGACGGCAACGGCAAACGCCTGCCCAGCCCCAACTTCCCCGGTTTCGACACCATGGGAACCCTCGACCACATCATGAACAGCGGCCACCACCACACGTGGTTCGTCCTCGACCAGAAGATCATCGAGAAGGAGTTCGCGCTGTCGGGCTCCGAGCAGAACCCCGACATCACCGGGCGCGATTTCAAACTGCTCGCCGAACGCCTGAAGAAGGGCGCGCCCGGTCCCGTCGAGGCGTTCAAACAGCACGGTGCGGACTTCGTCGTCCGCGACAATCTCCGTGACCTCGTCGACGGCATGAATGCCCTCACCCCCGAGGCGCCGCTGAAGTACGAGGACCTCGAACGTGAAATCGTGGCCCGCGACCGGGAGGTGAAGAACAGCTACACCAAGGATTTCCAGATCATGGCGATCCGCAATGCACGGAACCTGCTGGCCGACAAGATCACCCGCGTCGTGAGCCCCCACGAACTGCTCGACCCCAAGAACGGCCCCCTGATCGCGGTCCGGCTGCACCTGCTGACCCGCAAGACCCTCGGCGGCCTCGAGACCAACCTGGATTCGCAGGTGATCAGGCCCGACGGCACACCGTTCGAGGGTCTCTACGCCGCCGGTGAGGTCGCCGGATTCGGCGGCGGCGGCGTCCACGGTTACAGCGCACTCGAGGGCACTTTCCTCGGCGGCTGCATCTTCTCGGGCCGGGCCGCGGGTCGCGCGCTGGCCCGGCACCTGTAG